A stretch of Schaalia odontolytica DNA encodes these proteins:
- the argS gene encoding arginine--tRNA ligase — MTPEELATLIRATLLDAAAAGRISIDPSLVPDPVTVERPRVREHGDWATNVAMQLGKKAGMAPREFAQILADDLAAADGIDSVEVAGPGFINIRLGAGAAGELARTIVEAGAAYGRNETLSGRSINLEYVSANPTGPVHLGGARWAAVGDSLARLMAASGAAVTREYYFNDHGSQIDRFSHSLYARAMGREVPEDGYGGQYIADIADQVRADARAAGEPDPITLPEEEAIEVFRARGVELMFAEIKERLHTFRADFDVFFHEESLHTSGAVAAAIERLRERGEIFDEGGAVWLRTTTYGDDKDRVLIKSDGQAAYFAGDVAYYLNKRERGADAAIYLLGADHHGYIGRMMAMCAAFGDKPGENLQILIGQLVNLVKDGEPVRMSKRAGTIVTLDDLVDAVGVDAARYALVRVSMDTQVDIDLDLLSQHSNDNPVYYVQYAHVRTCNVARNAADHGVTRDAGFDPAALDSEADEALLAALAQFPAQVAQATELREPHRIARYLESLAATYHAWYGQCRVTPRGDDPVEPGHIARLWLNDAVTQVLRTGLGLLGVSAPERM; from the coding sequence GTGACTCCTGAAGAACTTGCTACTCTCATCCGCGCGACCCTGCTGGACGCTGCTGCCGCCGGTCGCATTTCGATCGACCCTTCGCTGGTCCCCGACCCCGTGACCGTGGAGCGCCCGCGCGTGCGCGAGCATGGCGACTGGGCGACCAACGTCGCGATGCAGCTCGGTAAGAAGGCTGGCATGGCGCCGCGCGAGTTCGCGCAGATCCTCGCCGACGACCTGGCCGCTGCCGACGGTATCGACTCCGTCGAGGTCGCTGGCCCTGGCTTCATCAACATCCGCCTGGGCGCGGGTGCGGCCGGCGAGCTGGCTCGTACCATCGTCGAGGCCGGTGCTGCGTACGGCCGCAACGAGACCCTCTCGGGCCGTTCGATCAACCTCGAGTACGTGTCTGCGAACCCGACCGGCCCCGTGCACCTGGGTGGCGCCCGCTGGGCAGCCGTCGGCGACTCGCTCGCCCGCCTCATGGCCGCCTCCGGCGCAGCTGTGACCCGCGAGTACTACTTCAATGACCACGGCTCGCAGATCGACCGCTTCTCGCACTCCCTCTACGCCCGCGCGATGGGCCGCGAGGTCCCCGAGGACGGCTACGGCGGCCAGTACATCGCCGACATCGCCGACCAGGTCCGCGCCGACGCGCGCGCGGCCGGCGAGCCCGACCCGATCACCCTGCCCGAAGAAGAGGCCATCGAGGTCTTCCGAGCTCGCGGCGTCGAGCTGATGTTCGCGGAGATCAAGGAGCGTCTGCACACCTTCCGGGCAGACTTCGACGTGTTCTTCCACGAGGAGTCCCTGCACACCTCCGGCGCGGTTGCCGCGGCAATCGAGCGCCTGCGTGAGCGCGGCGAGATCTTCGACGAGGGTGGCGCGGTGTGGCTGCGCACGACCACCTACGGCGACGATAAGGACCGCGTCCTCATCAAGTCGGACGGCCAGGCCGCGTACTTCGCGGGCGACGTCGCCTACTACCTGAATAAGCGCGAGCGTGGCGCGGACGCCGCCATCTACCTGCTGGGCGCCGACCACCACGGCTACATCGGCCGCATGATGGCGATGTGCGCCGCGTTCGGCGACAAGCCGGGCGAGAACCTGCAGATCCTCATCGGCCAGCTCGTCAACCTCGTCAAGGACGGCGAGCCCGTGCGCATGTCCAAGCGCGCCGGCACGATCGTCACCCTCGACGACCTCGTCGATGCTGTGGGCGTGGACGCCGCGCGCTACGCCCTCGTGCGCGTGTCGATGGACACGCAGGTCGACATTGACCTGGACCTGCTCTCGCAGCACTCCAACGACAACCCGGTCTACTACGTGCAGTACGCCCACGTGCGTACCTGCAACGTCGCCCGCAACGCCGCCGATCACGGTGTCACCCGCGACGCCGGCTTCGACCCGGCCGCCCTCGACTCCGAGGCCGACGAGGCCCTGCTGGCCGCCCTCGCCCAGTTCCCCGCGCAGGTTGCGCAGGCGACCGAGCTGCGCGAGCCGCACCGCATCGCCCGCTACCTGGAGTCCCTGGCTGCGACCTACCACGCCTGGTACGGCCAGTGCCGCGTGACGCCTCGCGGCGACGACCCGGTCGAGCCCGGCCACATCGCCCGCCTCTGGCTCAACGACGCGGTCACCCAGGTGCTGCGCACCGGCCTCGGCCTCCTCGGTGTGAGCGCCCCCGAGAGGATGTGA
- the lysA gene encoding diaminopimelate decarboxylase, which produces MSETENVATLTCPTPDERPDLWPWSASREDGVLRVGGVDLTSVAADFGTPTFVLDVEAMRGRARVWASAMAEEFWDGYGMSGGDAFYAGKAFLSADVARLVAAEGLGIDTASLGELSLALRAGVDPNRIGLHGNNKSDAEIRLALEAGIHRIFIDSMDEVHQIERIAADLGVVAPVMVRLKSGIHAGGNEYIATAHEDQKFGLSLATGQAYEAVAAIKDAAHLDFRGLHSHIGSQIFGTEAFAEAARIVIDFAALLKAELGLDVPAIDLGGGVGIAYTGQDPVPTSPVEVARALATVVRERCAHHGLPIPHVSVEPGRSIAGPSMVMLYRVGVVKDISLEDGGVRRYVAIDGGMSDNIRPVLYDAAYTATLANRDPAQASSLARCRIVGKHCESGDIIIRDIDLPADITGGDLLAVPAVGAYGYSMASNYNMLTKPGVLAVEDGVARWFIRPQTVDHLLALDAGLE; this is translated from the coding sequence GTGAGCGAGACGGAAAACGTCGCTACCCTCACCTGTCCGACCCCCGATGAGCGCCCCGACCTGTGGCCGTGGAGTGCGAGTCGGGAGGACGGCGTGCTGCGCGTGGGAGGCGTCGACCTGACCAGCGTCGCTGCCGACTTCGGCACGCCCACCTTCGTGCTCGACGTCGAGGCCATGCGCGGCCGCGCCCGCGTGTGGGCTTCGGCGATGGCCGAGGAGTTCTGGGATGGCTACGGCATGAGCGGCGGCGACGCCTTCTACGCCGGCAAGGCCTTCCTGAGCGCCGACGTCGCGCGCCTCGTCGCGGCCGAGGGCCTGGGTATCGACACCGCCTCGCTCGGCGAGCTGAGCCTGGCCCTGCGCGCCGGGGTAGACCCCAACCGCATCGGCCTGCATGGCAACAACAAATCGGACGCGGAGATCCGCCTCGCCCTCGAGGCCGGTATCCACCGCATTTTCATTGACTCGATGGACGAGGTTCACCAGATCGAGCGCATCGCCGCTGACCTCGGCGTCGTCGCGCCCGTCATGGTGCGCCTGAAGTCCGGCATCCACGCGGGCGGCAACGAGTACATCGCGACCGCCCACGAGGACCAGAAGTTCGGTCTGTCCCTGGCCACCGGCCAGGCCTACGAGGCCGTGGCCGCGATCAAGGATGCGGCGCACCTGGACTTCCGGGGCCTGCACAGCCACATCGGCTCACAGATCTTCGGGACCGAGGCCTTCGCCGAGGCCGCGCGTATCGTCATCGACTTCGCGGCGCTCCTCAAGGCCGAGCTGGGTCTGGACGTTCCCGCGATCGACCTGGGCGGCGGAGTGGGCATCGCCTACACGGGCCAGGATCCGGTCCCGACCTCCCCGGTTGAGGTTGCCCGTGCGCTGGCGACCGTGGTGCGCGAGCGCTGCGCCCACCATGGACTGCCGATCCCGCACGTGTCCGTCGAGCCGGGCCGCTCGATCGCCGGCCCGTCGATGGTCATGCTCTACCGCGTCGGCGTCGTCAAGGACATTTCCCTGGAAGACGGGGGAGTGCGCCGCTACGTGGCGATCGACGGCGGCATGTCGGATAACATCCGCCCGGTCCTCTACGACGCGGCCTACACGGCGACGCTCGCGAACCGTGACCCCGCGCAGGCCTCGTCTCTGGCGCGCTGCCGCATCGTCGGCAAGCACTGCGAGAGCGGTGACATCATCATCCGCGACATCGACCTGCCGGCCGACATCACGGGAGGCGACCTGCTGGCCGTTCCTGCTGTCGGCGCGTACGGCTACTCGATGGCCTCGAACTACAACATGCTGACGAAGCCGGGCGTGCTCGCCGTCGAGGATGGGGTGGCCCGCTGGTTCATCCGTCCGCAGACGGTCGACCATCTGCTGGCCCTCGACGCCGGCCTGGAGTAA